TTATAAAGATACGGAGCCTATTGCCCCTCGTCAGGCTCACCATAGGCAAACCCATTTTCGTCGGCATAACGATTCATAAACCGCATAAACCGCTCCCAATGATTTTCTTGGTCAATTTCAAAGCGACAAATCACACCACGCAGGTCATCCCCTTCATCGCCACCAAAAATAATGCGACAACTCGATGGGGTCACAGCAATATCACCTTCTTCGTCAATGAGGCTAACAACGCCATTAAAACCACTCGTAAAGCTTTGGAATCGCTCTAATGCATTGAGCTGCTCAAAGGTCATTGCAACGGATTTCACACCAGTACGCGGATCGCGTTGGAGACTAACGTTACTGAGATCTTCTGTAATACCGTTAAAAAATTCGATGCGAGGCGTAATATTTTTTTCTTCGTCGCCCAGAGGGGGCTCCCCTTGGTCTGCCTTTGAATCTTGGGAGGTATTGTCGGCAGCTATTTTCTGTTGATTACGGTTAAAAAAAGGAAAATTCTTAAACATGGCGATCGCCGGATGAGGGGTAGGGAGCAATGTACACAACCCCTATCCTAACAATCTAAGCCAACAGACTTAGTCAGCCTTACCCGTAGACTTATTCTGGATTTTGAGGATCAAAAATCCCCATGCCATACCGAAAAGAACAGTGGTAATGGCGATGATAAAGCCATTAAACATCATGCTTTCTGCGCTCATGGGTGGAACTCCTTGGAGGATAAATTTTTATTAAACATAGTTTGTCACAAAGGCTATTTTAAAACAGTGTCGAGCATTTGTGACTGACTTGCCCTAACCGAGTAAAGCATTAGCGCGATCGCCGACGGACATGAGAATATATGGTGTCGAATTTCTTGCCGAGGGAACTATGCTCAAAAATGACATTTGGATTTTAGACCAAGCTAAACAAGGAATGATCACCCCCTTCGAGCCGAGTCTCATGCGTCAGATTCAGATCGACAATAATACGCAAGTGCCAGCGTTAAGCTACGGTTTATCTAGCTATGGCTACGATATTCGTCTCAGCCCCGAAGAATTTCTCATTTTTCGTCACATTCCCGGCACTGTGGTCAATCCAAAAGCTTTTAGCCCCCAAAATCTTGAGAAAGTTGATCTTCAGCAAGATGAATATGGCGATTATTTTATTATCCCCGCTAATTCCTATGGCCTAGGTGTCTCCCTCGAAAAAATTCAAATGCCTGCCAATGTCACAGCTATCTGTCTGGGCAAATCAACCTATGCCCGTGTTGGTTTAATTGCCAATACCACTCCCCTAGAAGCATCTTGGCGCGGCGCAATCACATTAGAATTCAGCAATTCTTCTAGCACCGATTGTCGGATTTATGCCAACGAGGGGGTGGTGCAGCTTCTATTTTTCGAGGGAGAGCCTTGTAAAACCACCTATAGTGACCGCGGCGGGAAGTACCAAGATCAAGAGGAACGCGTTACTTTACCGCGCGTCTAGTCGTCTTTAAAGTTTATTTTTTGTCATTTATTTTTTTCAAATTGGGGTAAAAATTCGGCGATCGCCCCTAGTGAAAATTTTTCTATCAGTTTTCCCGAAGTAAGCCCATCACCAAAAAGTTCTTACCTAATGTAGAAAAATAAGATGAAACGATTATTCTGGTACATCACTGGCGGGAATTGCCAAAAAAAATCAGGGTGAACTGTTTCCTCGGAAATCCCGTCAACCTTTACGTTCGCTCAACTCTATTTTTTTCAAGTTCGAGTATCTACACGATAACCTTTCTCAACCCCGTTTATTGATTCGTTTTATGGATAAATTTCGCGTCGAAGTCCTCCGCTCTACTCCAAATCCCCAGCAGACCATCTGGAGCGCCATGCACCAAGATTACTGTGAAGAACTAGTCTGGGAACAGCGGGATACTTTTCCCGATGAAAAAAAAGCTGGCGAACTCGTAATTAAGCACCTATTAGCAGGTGGTCGAGGACATTACGGCCCCATTGAACATCCCCAAATTGTCTTTAATGTCGGTTATTTTCCCCATTCTTTGATGCAGCAAATTCGCACTCACCGGGTGGGTATTAGTTTTGATGTGCAATGTCTGGCGGGGGATACGGCGATCGCCCTCAAAAAAACAGACACAGGCATTAATGAAAGCCGCAGCATTAAAGCCCTATACGAGCTAGGAACGACAGATTTAAATATTTTTAAGACCCTAGAAATCATTGTCCTTGACGAAAAAAAACAAACCTTTACGACAGGCAAAATCCAAAACGTTGTATGTAGCGGTGTCCAGCCCATCTATCGCTTAACCCTCAGTAATGGCAAACATTTAGACTGCACCACAGAACATCGCCTACTCACGACAGAGGGTTGGCAGACTATGGCAGCAGCAGTGGGCTTAGAAGGCTCAAACCAGCCAGC
This window of the [Limnothrix rosea] IAM M-220 genome carries:
- the psb28 gene encoding photosystem II reaction center protein Psb28 encodes the protein MTPRIEFFNGITEDLSNVSLQRDPRTGVKSVAMTFEQLNALERFQSFTSGFNGVVSLIDEEGDIAVTPSSCRIIFGGDEGDDLRGVICRFEIDQENHWERFMRFMNRYADENGFAYGEPDEGQ
- the dcd gene encoding dCTP deaminase — translated: MLKNDIWILDQAKQGMITPFEPSLMRQIQIDNNTQVPALSYGLSSYGYDIRLSPEEFLIFRHIPGTVVNPKAFSPQNLEKVDLQQDEYGDYFIIPANSYGLGVSLEKIQMPANVTAICLGKSTYARVGLIANTTPLEASWRGAITLEFSNSSSTDCRIYANEGVVQLLFFEGEPCKTTYSDRGGKYQDQEERVTLPRV
- a CDS encoding PetM family cytochrome b6-f complex subunit 7; this translates as MSAESMMFNGFIIAITTVLFGMAWGFLILKIQNKSTGKAD
- the thyX gene encoding FAD-dependent thymidylate synthase → MDKFRVEVLRSTPNPQQTIWSAMHQDYCEELVWEQRDTFPDEKKAGELVIKHLLAGGRGHYGPIEHPQIVFNVGYFPHSLMQQIRTHRVGISFDVQCLAGDTAIALKKTDTGINESRSIKALYELGTTDLNIFKTLEIIVLDEKKQTFTTGKIQNVVCSGVQPIYRLTLSNGKHLDCTTEHRLLTTEGWQTMAAAVGLEGSNQPASAHVTMTKSCQLIAWDTAQSFKQVTVEEVEYLTQTITYDLEMQGPWHNFIANGVVVHNSFRYTGQRIIDVADGQRDVEDVFYLRPVGHYDNRQGKKYFYSEAQRDEDKAWCLAACERYRQRINEGLAEEHARSLIPFDARQHFVMSCNVRSLMHLLDLRWKKDAQLEAQKLCELMYEHFEAWCPEIADWYSKNRAKKARLSP